The nucleotide sequence GGCCGGGGGAGTCGTCCCTTGACAGCTCGGACATCTGACATTCCCTGGTTGATAGGATCCCCTGTCACGGGCGGAGCACGCAGGAGCTGCCCTCCGCCGTCCACCTCACCGCAGAGGAGCACCATGGCCCGCCCGTCCCTGGTCGACCAGGTCGCCGACGCCCTCCTCGACCGGATCGTCGCCGGGGACCTCCCCCCGGGCTCGGTGGTGCCCGGCGAGATCGACCTCAGCGCGGAGCACCAGGTCAGCCGCATGACGGTGCGGGAGGCGGTCAGGACCCTGGGCGCCCAGCGCATCCTCCGCGTGGAGCGCGGACGCGGGACCTTCGTGAACCCCGTGTCCCAGTGGGCGTCCCTGGACGCGGTCATCCGGGCGGTCTCCGAGGGGCAGGACGACGCGGCGGCCGCCGTGCAGCTGATCGAGCTGCGCCGGTTCCTGGAGACCGGCGCCTGCGAGCTGGCGGCCGGACGGCTGTCCGCCGCGGAGCTGGTCGGGCTGGCCCGGGACGCCGACGC is from Kocuria rosea and encodes:
- a CDS encoding FadR/GntR family transcriptional regulator; its protein translation is MARPSLVDQVADALLDRIVAGDLPPGSVVPGEIDLSAEHQVSRMTVREAVRTLGAQRILRVERGRGTFVNPVSQWASLDAVIRAVSEGQDDAAAAVQLIELRRFLETGACELAAGRLSAAELVGLARDADAMEDAHRAQDVAAFVTADLRFHERILQASGNVFIAVLFAPLHRVLEERRAQTSRVPEIQAHAIAEHRRIVAALGSADPVRARQAMDEHMQQTLADLKTYVLGDLSPADR